A genomic region of Thunnus maccoyii chromosome 13, fThuMac1.1, whole genome shotgun sequence contains the following coding sequences:
- the LOC121910013 gene encoding histone H2A-like, with product MSGRGKTGGKARAKAKTRSSRAGLQFPVGRVHRLLRKGNYAERVGAGAPVYLAAVLEYLTAEILELAGNAARDNKKTRIIPRHLQLAVRNDEELNKLLGGVTIAQGGVLPNIQAVLLPKKTEKPAKK from the coding sequence ATGAGTGGTAGAGGAAAAACCGGAGGCAAAGCCCGCGCTAAGGCAAAGACCCGCTCCTCCAGGGCCGGGCTCCAGTTCCCAGTCGGCCGTGTTCACAGGCTGCTGAGGAAGGGCAACTATGCGGAGCGTGTCGGTGCCGGAGCCCCCGTCTACCTGGCGGCTGTGCTGGAGTACCTGACCGCTGAGATCCTGGAGCTGGCTGGAAACGCTGCCCGCGACAACAAGAAGACCAGGATCATCCCCCGTCACCTGCAGCTGGCTGTCCGCAACGACGAGGAGCTCAACAAGCTGCTGGGTGGAGTGACCATCGCTCAGGGCGGCGTGCTGCCAAACATCCAGGCTGTGCTGCTGCCCAAGAAGACCGAGAAGCCCGCCAAGAAGTAA
- the LOC121910016 gene encoding histone H2B 3-like → MPDPVKAPKKGSKKAVSKATKTGKKKRKTRKESYAIYVYKVLKQVHPDTGISSKAMGIMNSFVGDIFERIAGEASRLAHYNKRSTITSREIQTAVRLLLPGELAKHAVSEGTKAVTKYTSSK, encoded by the coding sequence ATGCCTGATCCAGTCAAAGCCCCGAAGAAAGGCTCCAAGAAAGCCGTGTCTAAAGCCACCAAGACCggcaagaagaagagaaagacccGCAAGGAGAGCTACGCCATCTACGTGTACAAGGTGCTGAAGCAGGTCCACCCCGACACCGGCATCTCCTCCAAGGCCATGGGCATCATGAACTCCTTTGTGGGGGACATCTTTGAGCGCATCGCCGGTGAGGCTTCCCGCCTTGCTCACTACAACAAGCGCTCCACCATCACCTCCAGGGAGATCCAGACCGCCGTCCGCCTGCTGCTGCCCGGTGAGCTGGCCAAACACGCCGTGTCTGAGGGCACCAAGGCCGTCACCAAGTACACCAGCTCCAAGTAA